In the genome of Ureibacillus sp. FSL W7-1570, the window ACCTGTTTTTGTTTTAATTTTATTTGTGACAACGATCATTGTGATTTCCTCCTGATATTTTACAGATGTTTTATAAAAATCTTTTGCGGCCTAAAGCGTGGTAGAAAGGTTTTTATCCCCTTTTCGATTCACTACATCGCAATGATGGACTTTTTTTTCCATCAGATTCTTATTAAGTTCTATAGTCGTAATTGACTATGTTTCGATTGTAATACTATTACCGCAAATACTCAAACATGATTATTCATAATCATAATATTAAAATTTTTCAAATAAAAAAGAGCGGCTCGCCATTGAACTGCTCCTTTGGTTGTTATAAAAAAATCTTCTCCCGATTTACTCAATTTATACATTTGGAAATTTTATGGTTTCCTATATTTCTTAAAGGCTTTTTTTGGATCAAGATGAACATCTTTGAAAAAAGGATCAGCCAAATGACAATGGCGAGGAATGCACCATACTGACTGAGAAAATATCCGAAAAGGGCCCCTGATAATAAAAGGATGGACCAAAGAAAAAGGGAATTTCTCATATCGATGCTCATTTTCTTTTGATCATAGTTTGCTTGTTCCTCTTTGGACAGCGTATTAAATCCACTAATGAGCATTGCGCCTTTTTCTTTTAATAGCGCAAAAATCATCGAGATCATTCCAAAAACCACTGCAAGTAGTAGACAGATGATTGTTCCGATATTCATAGGACTCTTTTCCTCTCATAATTGCGATTGAGTTTCAACACTGCAAAGAATGGATTCCTTTTTCAAAGCAATCCATTCTTCTCTTGTAATTGCATAAACCTTTGTGATTCCATTTACTTTATCAGGAAATTCCTCCACCAGTTTCATTCCCGCCGAAATCGCAGTACGATATGAACCGGCATTTGTGTGCTTCATATATGAATAAAGAATTTGAAACGGAGTATTTGTGAAAGCCCAGTCGATCACCGCTTTTGCGGCTTCAGTTCCATATCCTTTTCTCTGCATATCTTTTCGTATATGATAACCGATTTCCGGTTTGATGTTCCCGCCAATCTGCTGCATGGTCAGTCCGCAATCTCCAATTAATTCCCCTGTTTCTTTTAATACAACCGCCCACAATCCAAAAGAGAAAATTTCATATCTTTCAATATTCCGATGAATCCATTCCCTCACTTTGGTTTCATCAAAAACATTCGGATAGTGTTGCATCACTTCGGGGTCTCCCAAAACGGCAAACAATGCGTCAAAATCCTGTTCTGTCATTTCTCTAAGAATTAATCTCTCTGTTTCAATCATCTTTTTTTCCATATGTACGGCTCCTCACCCATTGAAATTGGGGTTTGTTTTTATTTCGTTGTAACTGTTATCATAAATAATGGAATGAAAAAACACAATCCGGTTGGTAGTCCGGATGCATCAATCGCCATATTGATGTCAGTAACCTTCCCTTCCTCGGGTTGTCCATCATTCCATGATTCATTTTTTAGAGGAGGGAGTCGTCATGATATTGACGATTTATTATGATGGCCAGTTTTGGATTGGAGTGATTGAATATCACGAAAACGGAAGATTAAAGGCGTATCGTTACGTATTCGGCACAGAGCCCAATGATACGGAAGTATGGGAATTTGTGAATAATCGGTTGCCTAAAATCATTCAAAGCAGGAAACAAATTGGAATTGCCGATCGGAAAAAGCTGAAGAAAAAAGTGAATCCGAAACGCCTTCAACGGAAAGTCGCCAAAGAAATGCAAAAAAGCGGGATTTCCACCAAGGCGCAGGAGGCAATAAAAAAAGAAATCGAGCAACGCAAACGGGAAACGAAGAAACTCCAAAAAGAACGCAACGAAGCACTTAAACAAAGAAAATGGGAATTAAAAAAACAAAAAGCGAAACAAAAGCATAAAGGCCGCTAGACTGTTCATTTAGAGATGAAGCGAAAAGTGCGCAACTTTTTCCTGTACGTACTGATAAAAAGAGGCTGGGACATAACTAATAAAGTGAACGAGCTGTAAAAAGATTTTTTGTAAAAAATTGATTGGAGTGACGGGGCGAGTGCTCCTGTCGCGCACGCTTAGTCGCTAAGCAAAAGCTTTCCTGCGACGAGCCCTCTCGAGACCCCGCAGGAGCGAAGGATTGAGCTCCGAGGAGGCTCGAGCCGGGCCCGCGGAAAGCGTCCCCGGAACGGAAATCAATTTTCTTCAATTATCAAAAAAACACCATTTTCTCCCGGGAGAAAATGGTGTTTTTTATCTTTTATCCCAGCCTCTTTCCATTTCTCTCCAACGTAAAATCATCATAATGCCCGAATAAACTCGTCAAACGGCGTCGTCTTTCTGCCCAACACTTTTTCCAAATCGTCACTTGGCACATCCAACAATCCGTTGCGGATATCTTTTTGGACGATGACAGAGAATTGCGCCGCTTCCGGTGGCAAGCCCAAATCCACCAACGCTTTGACATACTCTTCATCTGAAACTGATGCGGTCTCAACTTCCCGGCCAATCGCTTTACTTGCGATTTGCGCCAACTGTTCATAAGTGATCGGTTCGCCGCCGAGTTCGTAAATAGTTTGCTTAGGCGCAACCCCGGCCAAAATGCGGGCCGCCGCTTCCGCATAATCTTCCTTCAAGGCATAGCAAACCCTGCCCTCACCGGCGGAATATGTGAAAGGCGCCCCATTCTTCACCGCTTTCAGCATGAACGTTTCATTTTCCAAATACCAATTGTTGCGGGCAAATCCATAATCCAGGCCAGACTCCATAATGAGCTGCTCCGTCAACTTGTGGTCAGGCGCCACAATAAGCGTGCTGTTTTGGGCATTTGGCGCACTCGTATAAACCACAAACTCCACCCCTGCTTCTTTCAACGCTTCCACCACATTTTGATGCTGCTGTTTCCGTGTCGCCAAATCATTGGATGAGACAAAGAGGACGCGGTTGATGCCCTGAAATGCTTTCACCAAGGATTCTTTGTCCAAAAAATCCGCAATGCGCACTTCAAGCCCTT includes:
- a CDS encoding DUF3784 domain-containing protein, whose amino-acid sequence is MNIGTIICLLLAVVFGMISMIFALLKEKGAMLISGFNTLSKEEQANYDQKKMSIDMRNSLFLWSILLLSGALFGYFLSQYGAFLAIVIWLILFSKMFILIQKKPLRNIGNHKISKCIN
- a CDS encoding GNAT family N-acetyltransferase, which produces MEKKMIETERLILREMTEQDFDALFAVLGDPEVMQHYPNVFDETKVREWIHRNIERYEIFSFGLWAVVLKETGELIGDCGLTMQQIGGNIKPEIGYHIRKDMQRKGYGTEAAKAVIDWAFTNTPFQILYSYMKHTNAGSYRTAISAGMKLVEEFPDKVNGITKVYAITREEWIALKKESILCSVETQSQL
- a CDS encoding YjdF family protein; this translates as MILTIYYDGQFWIGVIEYHENGRLKAYRYVFGTEPNDTEVWEFVNNRLPKIIQSRKQIGIADRKKLKKKVNPKRLQRKVAKEMQKSGISTKAQEAIKKEIEQRKRETKKLQKERNEALKQRKWELKKQKAKQKHKGR
- a CDS encoding SDR family oxidoreductase — translated: MKYLVTSATGDLAGRAVKHLKNFVPVSDIVVTVRSEEKAGTFRKQGLEVRIADFLDKESLVKAFQGINRVLFVSSNDLATRKQQHQNVVEALKEAGVEFVVYTSAPNAQNSTLIVAPDHKLTEQLIMESGLDYGFARNNWYLENETFMLKAVKNGAPFTYSAGEGRVCYALKEDYAEAAARILAGVAPKQTIYELGGEPITYEQLAQIASKAIGREVETASVSDEEYVKALVDLGLPPEAAQFSVIVQKDIRNGLLDVPSDDLEKVLGRKTTPFDEFIRAL